In the Quercus lobata isolate SW786 chromosome 5, ValleyOak3.0 Primary Assembly, whole genome shotgun sequence genome, one interval contains:
- the LOC115989905 gene encoding uncharacterized protein LOC115989905, giving the protein MKLRLQQVQQAQQEENRSKGNTEGEGDSQQRETPRRPTTPDEQNSDLLREMRKEMDELRSAIKEKTDRSVDKMIRATDSPFTAAVLDCPVPSKFRLPQLEPFDGLKDPQDHLNTFKTTLGLQQPPDEILCRSFPTTLKGAAREWFTKLPNSSIDNFDQLSSAFLRHFIGGQRPRRPVDYLLTIRQGEKETLRSYVKRFTRETLEVDEADDKVQLTTFKAGLRSRDLVASLAKNPPKTMAKMLLKAQKYMNAEDALAAIKDTDRLGDKSKGEDDRRGQKRDRPERRNNDGNRRRDDKNPRQNKYCRFHRDHGHNTEDCRDLKEQIKELIRKGKLQKYVKKGEYSKFRDDNRTQQESFTRDDDHPSQSPRKVIGEINTIAGGPSSGGSFRSLKKACHRQVNSVHTMPPSKHRRTYQDMSFNEGDARGVKQPHNDPLVIVLNIEGFNTRRILIDNGSSADIIYLPAFQQLRLDPKRLRPFDSPLVSFSGDRVYPRGIVTLTVTAGTYPLQLTKQVDFLVVDCPSSYNVIIGRPTLNKWKAATSAYCLKVKFPTDSGVGEVKGDQVLARECYQAVLAKKENHTWTIEEKEEDGMETLEAVELIEGNADKTTRIGTTLSPEMRTRLIKFLKGNLDSKEELAHLDDLEETFATLRKHQMKLNPSKCVFGVASGKFLGFMVSQRGIEANPEKVRAIIDMASPKTVKDVQKLTGRIAALNRFVSRATDICLPFFKTLKQAFAWTDECEVAFQELKQYLSSPPLLSPSKGGENLYLYLAVSASAVSAALIREEGKKQLPVYYVSQAFQGAEFRYPRIEKIVFALIVASRKLRPYFQSNPILVMTDQPIKKSMNKPEVVGRMVQWAVELSQFDIEYHPRAAIKAQALADFIAEFTLPDEDGITDEVDKWTIQTDGSSAQKRGGVGVVITTPDGEVMKYGVQLKFPATNNEAEYEGILTGLRLGKALGAKNLLIQSDSKLVIGQISGEYEAKEERMQKYLKLTRQLTQEFDTVEFVQIPRSQNIGADEVSKLASSEEGETSTDMAIEIQKHPSIEEVAVFSIQSTDTWMTPIISFLQDGHLPQDTEEARKIKKRAARFTILNDVLYKRGFSMPYLKCVDEEEAKYILEEVDAANIVRRCDKCQRYGNVQRLPAEKMTTIASPWPFAQWGIDIVGPLPQEALATITEARIQNFVWKNIVCRFGIPSTIISDNGRQFDSQGFREFCSSLGIKNQFSSPGHPQANGQTEVTNRTLLKIIKTRLDDAKGAWPEELPNVLWAYRTTARTPTGETPFRLTYGTEAVIPVEVGVTSIRRGTFNKEINDDELRLNLDCLDEVRVNASSKMTRYQRKMAEYYDKRVKLRRLDIGDLVLRRTTMATKDLTQGKLGPIWEGPYRVVHYSRQGSYHLETMDGQRLPRPWNIEHLKKYHQ; this is encoded by the exons ATGAAGCTGCGGCTCCAGCAGGTTCAACAAGCTCAACAGGAAGAAAACCGGTCCAAGGGTAACACGGAGGGAGAGGGGGATAGCCAGCAGAGGGAAACCCCCCGGAGACCAACTACCCCAGACGAACAGAACTCAGATCTTCTTCgggaaatgaggaaagagatggacgaactaaggAGCGCTATCAAAGAAAAGACGGACCGGAGCGTAGACAAAATGATAAGGGCTACAGATTCACCCTTCACTGCAGCAGTACTTGATTGCCCCGTGCCGTCAAAGTTTCGCCTGCCTCAATTAGAGCCATTCGACGGACTCAAGGACCCTCaggatcatcttaatacctttaagacgaCTCTGGGTCTCCAGCAGCCACCTGATGAGATATTGTGTCGGTCATTCCCTacgactctcaaaggagctgcaagagaGTGGTTTACTAAGTTGCCAAACTCGTCCATAGACAACTTCGATCAGCTGAGTAGTGCTTTTTTGCGCCACTTCATAGGGGGACAACGCCCAAGGAGACCAGTAGATTACTTACTCACCATAAGACAGGGAGAGAAGGAGACTCTGAGGTCATATGTCAAGCGATTCACCCGGGAAACTCTGGAAGtggacgaagctgatgacaaggtgcagctgacgaccttcaaagcaggTTTGAGATCCAGAGACCTTGTGGCCTCTCTTGCAAAAAACCCCCCGAAGACAATGGCTAAGATGCTCCTGAAGGCacaaaagtacatgaacgcggaaGATGCTCTAGCTGCCATAAAAGATACTGACAGACTAGGGGACAAATCCAAAGGAGAAGACGACCGCAGAgggcaaaagagagacagaCCAGAACGTCGGAACAACGACGGGAATAGAAGGAGAGACGACAAAAATCCTCGTCAG AACAAATATTGCCGGTTCCATAGAGACCACGGCCACAACACAGAAGATTGCAGAGACCTGAAGGAACAAATAAAGGAATTAATACGGAAAGGAAAGTTacagaaatatgtgaagaaaggagaatatagcAAGTTCAGAGACGACAACAGGACCCAACAAGAATCCTTTACTCGGGATGACGACCATCCGTCCCAGTCTCCACGCAAagtgatcggggagataaacacgATCGCGGGCGGACCATCCTCAGGAGGATCGTTTAGATCACTCAAAAAAGCATGCCACAGACAGGTGAACAGTGTCCACACCATGCCTCCGTCCAAGCACCGACGAACATACCAAGACATGTCCTTTAATGAAGGAGACGCCAGGGGAGTAAAGCAGCCTCACAACGATCCCCTGGTCATAGTGCTGAATATTGAAGGGTTCAATACCAGAAGGATCCTTATTGATAACGGGAGCTCAGCGGATATCATCTACCTTCCAGCCTTCCAACAGTTGAGATTAGATCCAAAAAGGCTCCGTCCTTTTGACTCTCCGCTCGTCAGCTTCAGTGGAGACAGGGTCTACCCCAGGGGAATAGTGACTCTGACGGTGACGGCAGGGACCTACCCATTGCAGTTGACCAAACAAGTAGACTTCCTGGTGGTAGATTGCCCCTCgtcctacaatgtcatcattgggaggcccaccctaaacaagtggaaggcggCGACGTCAGcctactgtttgaaggtgaaattcccaacagaCAGCGGCGTGGGTGAAGTGAAGGGTGACCAAGTCCTGGCAAGGGAATGCTATCAGGCCGTACTGGCAAAAAAGGAGAACCACACGTGGacgattgaagaaaaagaggaggacGGGATGGAGACCCTAGAAGCAGTAGAGTTGATAGAAGGAAATGCGGACAAGACGACCAGGATAGGGACGACGCTAAGCCCCGAGATGAGAACGAGACTCATAAAATTCCTTAAGGGGAAtctagat AGCAAGGAGGAGCTCGCTCACCTGGACGACCTGGAGGAGACTTTTGCAACCCTGAGAAAACACCAGATGAAGCTGAATCCAAGCAAATGTGTTTTTGGAGTAGCCTCGGGaaagttcttgggattcatggtttcccagagaggaatagaagcaaatccaGAGAAAGTACGAGCTATCATCGACATGGCTTCACCCAAGACCGTCAAGGACGTACAAAAACTTACAGGAAGGATAGCAGCCCTGAATAGGTTCGTCTCTAGGGCCACAGACATATGCCTACCCTTCTTCAAAACCCTCAAGCAGGCTTTTGCTTGGACCGACGAATGCGAAGTAGCGTTCCAAGAGCTGAAGCAATACCTGAGCAGTCCACCTCTCCTGAGCCCGTCCAAAGGAGGGGAGAACTTATACTTATACCTGGCAGTGTCAGCCTCGGCAGTAAGCGCagccttgattagagaagaaggcaagaagcaACTCCCGGTGtactacgtcagccaagccTTTCAAGGAGCTGAGTTCAGGTACCCAAGGATCGAAAAGATCGTGTTTGCACTTATAGTAGCCTCGCGCAAGCTCAGGCCGTATTTCCAATCAAATCCTATCCTTGTGATGACGGATCAACCAATtaagaaatcaatgaacaaaCCAGAAGTAGTAGGGAGAATGGTCCAATGGGCAGTCGAACTCAGCCAATTTGACATCGAGTACCATCCAAGAGCAGCTATCAAGGCACAAGCtctggctgacttcatcgctGAATTCACTCTGCCAGACGAAGATGGAATTACAGACGAAGTTGATAAATGGACAATACAGACAgatggttcgtcagcccaaAAGAGAGGGGGAGTAGGGGTCGTCATAACCACCCCCGACGGAGAAGTGATGAAATATGGGGTTCAACTGAAGTTCCCAGCCACcaataacgaagccgagtatgaaggAATATTGACGGGCTTGAGGCTTGGGAAAGCTCTTGGTGCCAAAAACTTGCTGATCCAAAGTGATTCAAAGCTGGTAATCGGACAGATCAGTGGGGAGTACGaggcaaaggaagaaaggatgcagaaataccttAAACTGACTAGGCAACTAACTCAAGAGTTCGACACAGTGGAGTTCGTCCAGATACCAAGAAGCCAGAATATTGGAGCCGACGAAGTATCAAAACTAGCGTCATCAGAAGAAGGGGAAACGAGCACAGACATGGCAATAGAGATCCAGAAACACCCGAGTATTGAAGAGGTGGCGGTGTTCTCCATCCAAAGCACAGACACCTGGATGACGCCCATAATATCCTTCCTCCAGGACGGGCACCTACCTCAAGACACTGAAGAAGCCAGGAAGATCAAGAAGAGGGCAGCCAGATTCACGATCTTGAATGACgtcttgtacaagagaggcttctcaaTGCCCTACTTGAAGTGCGTCGACGAGGAAGAGGCCAAATACATCTTGGAGGAG gtgGACGCTGCTAACATCGTCAGAAGGTGTGACAAATGCCAACGATACGGGAATGTGCAGCGGCTTCCAGCAGAGAAAATGACGACCATAGCTTCcccatggccatttgcacaatggggaatcgACATCGTCGGTCCTctgccccaag aggcCCTAGCAACGATCACTGAGGCTCGGATCCAGAActttgtgtggaaaaacatagtatgcaggttcgggattccctcGACGATCATATCAGACAATGGAAGGCAGTTCGACAGTCAAGGCTTCAGGGAATTCTGCTCAAGCCttgggatcaagaatcagttctcatcCCCAGGGCATCCTCAGGCAAACGGACAGACGGAAGTGACGAACCGGacgctgctcaagattatcaagaccaGACTGGACGATGCGAAAGGTGCCTGGCCAGAAGAACTACCAAATGTCCTATGGGCTTACAGAACCACCGCCAGAACCCCAACGGGAGAAACccccttcaggcttacctatggTACAGAAGCAGTAATCCCAGTCGAAGTAGGGGTCACAAGTATCAGGCGTGGAACCTTCAACAAAGAGATCAATGACGACGAACTACGACTGAACCTAGATTGTCTAGACGAAGTAAGAGTCAACGCATCCAGCAAGATGACGAGGTATCAAAGGAAAATGGCCGAATACTATGACAAACGGGTCAAACTGAGACGCCTGGACATAGGAGACCTCGTCCTACGCAGGACCACCATGGCAACTAAAGACCTTACCCAGGGAAAGCTAGGTCCTATATGGGAAGGTCCCTACCGAGTCGTTCACTACTCAAGACAAGGAAGTTATCACCTGGAAACCATGGACGGACAAAGGctccctcgaccatggaatattgagcatttaaaaaagtaccaCCAGTAA
- the LOC115991575 gene encoding eukaryotic initiation factor 4A-15-like, protein MAGAAPEGSQFDARQFDAKMNELLSTDGQQFFTSYDEVYESFDSMGLHENLLRGIYAYGRNITNRTEKNKSKVITTGGSFGAAEGRRKQTKGKSKNKE, encoded by the exons ATGGCAGGTGCAGCTCCAGAAGGTTCACAATTTGATGCTCGTCAGTTTGATGCTAAAATGAATGAGTT ACTCTCAACTGATGGACAACAGTTCTTCACCTCATATGATGAGgtttatgaaagttttgattCAATGGGATTGCATGAAAACCTTCTGAGAGGAATCTATGCTTACGGTAGGAATATAACAAATCGAACTGAGAAGAACAAATCGAAGGTGATAACAACTGGTGGGAGTTTCGGTGCTGCTgaaggaagaaggaaacaaacaaaaggaaaaagtaaaaataaagagTGA